CGccacctctccctccccctcctgtaCGTTCACAATAGAaatcccctcctcccccctttcccataAAATAACCTATATAATTATCttagtcactgtcaaagtaggGTTGTTGACGGATTGAGGGTACGTTGGCTGGGGCTCATACCCCTGGCAGTTCCAAGCAAGTCAATATCGCTCAATCAAGAGACGTGAAaactgacagtgtgtgtgtttagttgtctgttcgctcgtctgtccgtccgtgtgTTCTAGGCCCCGtttatattattttattttcctttcttATAGCTGCAGCGCACCACCAAACGTGAAGTAAttgccctgtacagggatttTTCACcgaaccagaagaagaagaagaagttgtacTTATGAATGTGTTAATTTGCAGGGTTGCCGCGGAAGCAGAAATATCTAAAGAAGACGGCAGTACCAAGCATCTTCCATTGGACCAAAATCAGGACCCCAGCTCAAAACAACAGAGAGGAAAGACTGTCGAAGCGACGAAAACTCCAAACTGCAAAAAAAGCTGCTGAGTGGGAAAGCCTTCATGCAGAGGAGAATGAAAGTTATGAAcctgacataattatacaagaTGAAGAATTTATTATTGAAGCTGAAGTGGAGATTGATTctactgaagtcaatgcatctGACACTGTGGAAAGTAACCCTGCACCCTGTTCTTCAACAGATAGCTATTTTTTCCCTACTAGTAGTACTACAACCAGCCATGAATTTGGACCTCAAGTCGAGACAGTACAAGCTTGCCAAGGAACCAAGGGCATCAACAGTGTGCAACAGCCCTACTTATGTATTGATTCTATCAAACACTCTGACAAATTTGTGCATCATTACACAGGACTTGAAAGCTACTCTATTTTCCAGCATGCCCTTTGGTCTCTGGGTGAAAACATTAACTGTCTCAAATATGCTTATTCTAAATCTTgtgcttgtttgtctgttgaAAATCAGTTCCTTTTGATGCTCGTTAAATTGAGGCAGCATTACCCACATATTGAATTAGCAAGAATGTTTGGTGTGTCAGAGTTTACTGTGCAGAATGTTTTTGTAACATGGGTAAACTTCTGCTACCTTCAGTGGGGAGAAATAAATTGGTGGCCAGATCGTCATTTAGTAACCCACTTCTGCCCGACAGATTTTAAACTCAAATTTCCTACCACAAGGGTCATTGTTGATGCGACAGAAGTGAGGGTAAAACAGCCATCAAACCCAAGAGCACAGAAAGCTAGTTTCTCCACCTATAAACATGGCAACACAGTAAAAGTATTGGTAGGTGTCACCCCTAGTGGTCTAACATCATATGTGTCTGATGCATATGGGGGTTCCACAAGTGACAGACAGATTGTTGAGCGCAGCCCACTACCCCTTCTTTGTGAAAGTGGGGACTCCATTATGGCTGACAAGGGATTTAACGTTCAAGACATTTTTGCACCAAGAAATGTACTGATCAACATACCAGCATTttttaagaagaaaaacagGCTAGGTGTTGCTACCTtgcaaaaagacagaaaaattgCCAGCAAGAGGGTGCATGTTGAAAGAATAATTGGCATGGCCAAAGTTTACACCATCTGTCAACATAAACTTAACCTGTTAGAGACAAGACTTGCATCCAGAATCATCACAGTATGCTTTTATCTGTGTAACTTCAGAAAAACAGTGGTCAGTCGCTTTGCGTAACACCAATGCCAGTGGATTTGAAAAGGCAAAAGCACCATCTGTATTTATCATTCAGTCaatgaagaaaagaaatgtGTGAATAAATAACAGATATAGATTCAGGcagtgattttttttaatgaatgtgGTGAAGTAGCATTGAAACATCTGAAACTACAAAGTTTTCCTTTAATAGTAGTCATTACTGGCAAAGAAAGGtagccttttttttttcttctttaaaaagcagacacacgcacattcaaAAAAACTTTGAACACTTGAAACAGAATTCCATGGATTTACTTtgaaactttacttcatattaATTTCCATTTCATCCAAATCCAAGGCATATGCCATttaataacaaacaaaacatgccaAACAGTAATTTCAAATATACTTTAAGAATCTCTATTAGACTGTTCAGCTTCACATTGTATCTGCTACCAACAACCACCAACCAACAGGATACAGTTTAACATTGTCTGTGTTCTTACAAGACCCAAACAGTAATGAGATTTATCATTAATAATCATATAACTTATAAGTATCCattgtgtgcacacacacaatatgcaTACCAACTATGCTCGCATACCAACTATGCTCTGTGCATCTCAAAATGCTTTCTTTTTTGGTATAGCTTTATCATTCTTTATTTTAATCTACAGAACATATTCACTGTTGCATGATCAAGGTTTCACGGTGTGTAAATAAATGTGTCATACTTTGAAGAATCTGTTTTGTTTAAACATGTATGCCTGAGGGAGATTTTTtgaatgtgttttgttttacgGATTGACAATAACATTTgcaacacataccaacacaatACATAATTTTGCAACCTTATGTGTGTTTATCTTTAAGCAAAATCATCAATCTCAGAAATATTGTAAACTTGTACCATTCTTTGGTGCGTCACCAGATGTCTGTTAAATTAACCCATATAAACTTAACATTGACTTTATCAAGATAACACTCAAAGTTGCAGACTAACTTACTACACACCTACAGCCAGTAACAAACAAACTCTTtatacaaaaaaaagttgtttcaaGTATGGGGTGGGTTCAGTATACGTTTTGCTCAGTAtacaaaaaaaagtgtgtgtggggaggggggggggggggtatctatGTGATACACTAACAAGTAATACTTTCAAAACATGGTGATACTATAAATTTTAAGACTGAAATCAACCATGTCCATCACTCTGAATTCACCTTGTTCGGCCTCAGCTGTTTCATCAGCAACAAAGTCTCTGTACAGATTTGTCTCAAGTAGAGCAAGTttgaaatggttgtcaaagaaCTGCTGCAACTTCTCAACCATTGATGTGATGAAATCATCATCTTTTGGAATTTCCAGTATCACCAGGTCTTTGAAAGTGTACACTACAAAGTATGCTAACTGTGCTCCTACACACATCTGGCCTTGAACTTGGTAGAAATAGTCATGCGACTTTTTCAGTTTGTAGCagccttacttttttttctaggTATGGAACATTGTTCTCTGAAATGGGTAGATCTCTTGCACTGAAGGGGCATTTCACTTCCACCACTGACTGCGACCCACCCTCTTCTTCAATAATAGCATCTGGTGACGCCCCCAAGAATGGATAAGttttacatacatacaaaccacaGACACTGATCGTCTTCTCTGTGGCTGCCGCAAATTTGTGTAGGGCTTTAAATTCGTATTTCTGTCCGTGTTTGATTGAGGGTGCATTGCATGTTGGCTGTCTGTATGTCCATTTTTTTGCTAGAGCTGTGATGTCACTTCTACTTGTTAACTTACACACACGGCCAAAGTTTGAGGATTGTAGCCTCCTGGTCCTCTCTGTAGCCCACATCAGCGTCAATTTCAACATCAACAATGTAATTAACTTGCGTCTTCATTTGTGCCTGACATTTagatttgataaaaaaattattagagtgtcCAGGTGCAAATCTACAATGGGTCAGGTACCTTTCCTTGTACATGACCTTTGCAATGGAGGTCAATTTTGCTCCGTTGTGGGACAGGTAGGCAGCCACACCTCTCTCTGTGATGATTGGTATCGGGGAGCCCAGGTTGATGTCCTTGTAGAGACTGCTGTCAGGCACTGTCATTGCCTACTCCTTCTCCAGGGTTGTTGTCCTGCCAAAATTGCTGTTTCTTGCGTATGCTTCCAGtctggaaaaaaagaagatttaatTAATACAGTATTTTGATACAAATGGAAGCAAAGTACATAGCTGTAATTTTGTTCTCTGTCAGACAGCACAAAAACACATATATTTTATTATGATCATTACTCTTTCAGTTTTATAACAAGCTGCACTGTTGAACTTTCACACCAAAAACAAACGGTTTCCAAGTTGTTTTTTGCAGTTACAAAGTTCACCCCACCCCACTTCATCcccggcctctctctctctctctctctctcgccaaaaTTGTTTATCAATCTCAACAGTGAATGCAGTGGGATGGGAAGTTGAGATAGATCTAGCTTGATCTAGCTTGTCTCCCACTCGCTGCCCAATTTCTCCGGTCTTTGCTTCTGTTTCCATACTGTCTACTGGGTGTTCGTTGAATCCCTTTCTTTCATAATACATTGATTTCACCTGAAAATGTTTACAACACAACGCGATTTAAAGCAGAATCAGAATGAGAAAGGCAGCGATAGTTTGTCTTGTGCCTGTAGCAGACGACTAGCCGAGATAAACAAATGAGTTTTCTTTCACTTACCTCTCCA
This DNA window, taken from Littorina saxatilis isolate snail1 unplaced genomic scaffold, US_GU_Lsax_2.0 scaffold_456, whole genome shotgun sequence, encodes the following:
- the LOC138956800 gene encoding uncharacterized protein, which codes for MPSTCCCVYGCSNRSGHLFPKDPNRRKQWETAVKREEEKKNWKATNCSIVCKEHFLPSDYHASDFGTDGLPRKQKYLKKTAVPSIFHWTKIRTPAQNNREERLSKRRKLQTAKKAAEWESLHAEENESYEPDIIIQDEEFIIEAEVEIDSTEVNASDTVESNPAPCSSTDSYFFPTSSTTTSHEFGPQVETVQACQGTKGINSVQQPYLCIDSIKHSDKFVHHYTGLESYSIFQHALWSLGENINCLKYAYSKSCACLSVENQFLLMLVKLRQHYPHIELARMFGVSEFTVQNVFVTWVNFCYLQWGEINWWPDRHLVTHFCPTDFKLKFPTTRVIVDATEVRVKQPSNPRAQKASFSTYKHGNTVKVLVGVTPSGLTSYVSDAYGGSTSDRQIVERSPLPLLCESGDSIMADKGFNVQDIFAPRNVLINIPAFFKKKNRLGVATLQKDRKIASKRVHVERIIGMAKVYTICQHKLNLLETRLASRIITVCFYLCNFRKTVVSRFA